In Podospora pseudopauciseta strain CBS 411.78 chromosome 3, whole genome shotgun sequence, one genomic interval encodes:
- a CDS encoding hypothetical protein (EggNog:ENOG503P4XI), whose product MATRGVSALKFVGTVSLGLLTGLSYTLTTLTIPSLLNLPSATTALRAFDSLTTTSTKQLRSLSGLSGTAFLLAYYLSPKPLRHPYLLYTSALILGSQLVVTDLVAPYISLGPSSPATTAGSKKSFPQQKKKKPSTSARARMEASYEVLGEEQEEESEEDEVLEVGEEANGEEVRAKVEGWLKKQVVQVSVLGLGFFMSVVGIWGDGVVNVYGRV is encoded by the exons ATGGCAACGAGGGGCGTCTCGGCGCTCAAGTTTGTGGGGACGGTgtcgttggggttgttgacg GGCCTCTCCTACACCCTAacaaccctcaccatcccctccctcctcaacctcccctccgccaccacagCCCTCCGCGCCTTTgactccctcaccacaacctcgACCAAACAACTCCGATCCCTCTCCGGCCTCTCTGGaaccgccttcctcctcgcatACTATctctcccccaaacccctccgccaccccTACCTCCTCTACACCTCggccctcatcctcggctccCAGCTCGTCGTGACGGATTTGGTCGCTCCTTACATCTCTCTCGGACCTTCTTCCCCCGCCACCACTGCCGGCAGCAAGAAGTCCTTCCCccagcaaaagaagaagaagccctctACCTCTGCCCGCGCGAGAATGGAAGCCAGCTACGAGGTCCTTGGTGAAgagcaagaggaagagagcgaggaggatgaggtgttggaggttggggaggaggcgaacggggaggaggtgagggctaaggtggaggggtggctCAAGAAGCAGGTTGTCCAGGTGTCTGTCTTGGGACTGGGGTTCTTCATGTCCGTTgtggggatttggggggatggggtggtgaatGTTTATGGGAGGGTTTAA
- the TMA20 gene encoding translation machinery-associated protein 20 (BUSCO:EOG09264RQY; EggNog:ENOG503P146; COG:J), whose amino-acid sequence MPFKKDLTASPKQKLKSSIQRSLRTSLLQTYPLLNPFIEEIMPKKSSLEQMKLPDRVSLYVCDGNPLFFQHDSDVLLPHLKLVHRFPQCFPTVRIDRGAIRFVLSGATLMAPGLTSAGGRLPEPDAREGRETLGEGAPNEGADGEGRWSRELEKGEPVVVMAEGKEEAAAVGVLVMGTREIKEKGKGPVMEDAHFLGDGLWRLNVD is encoded by the exons ATGCCTTTCAAGAAAGA CCTCACCGCttccccaaaacaaaaactcAAATCCTCCATCCAGCGCTCCCTCCGGACCTCGCTCCTGCAGACctaccccctcctcaaccccttcatCGAAGAGATCATGCCCAAAAAGTCCTCCCTCGAGCAGATGAAGCTCCCCGACCGGGTATCCCTCTACGTCTGCGACGGAAACCCCCTGTTCTTCCAGCACGACAGCGACgtcctccttccccaccTCAAGCTCGTGCATCGGTTCCCGCAGTGCTTCCCCACCGTGAGGATAGACCGCGGTGCTATCCGGTTTGTCTTGTCGGGCGCGACGCTCATGGCGCCAGGGTTGACTTCTGCGGGCGGGAGGTTGCCGGAGCCGGatgcgagggaggggagggagacgcttggggagggggcgccGAATGAGGgggctgatggggaggggaggtggagtagggagttggagaagggggagccGGTTGTGGTTATGGCtgagggaaaggaggaggcggcggcggtgggggtgctggttatggggacgagggagatcaaggagaaggggaaggggccggtgatggaggatgcGCACTTTTTGGGGGAtgggttgtggaggttgaATGTTGACTAG